In Spirobacillus cienkowskii, a genomic segment contains:
- a CDS encoding HDIG domain-containing metalloprotein, with protein MHWSIFALIGAILGILTGVYLAKLFARRSLVSLGDFPVKENMDAILKNAEAQRKLILEEALIATREQYQAEVMELDHERELLLNHQEIYEQELNERQSEVDKFANELEKRDGDVLQKHATLNAMIENINKINEQCQDIQKVYHSNLEQKVGKNKSEFFYEMSEECIAAEKLGITKWMMDQAEYLKSDAQKLARNVLDAVYLRYQPSFVWPKSSFIVPVASKDILVKHFHEESPIISSLITGTDSAISVLTINDELPSMLKISGGAGIEKEMIRLTLEEMLAKDIFQQDKIKNIFEKHKKFIEKYILKMGEDAMKALGIFSNMHPDILKLIGSLNYRTSHRQNQYFHSIEVARLASMIAEEVGVDSMHARRAGILHDIGKALDYKIEGSHAVISGDYALRYGEKEEIVDTVLAHHDDKIVETPFAYILKAADAMSGARPGARVDMEEGYHRRIDGISGVVNSFQEQGVTGSAIMHAGREVHVFVDNNRVKQNDISDLAEGIAKKLEKEVEFPGQIRVTVIRRTEITEVA; from the coding sequence ATGCATTGGTCTATTTTTGCTCTTATTGGAGCTATTTTAGGAATTTTAACGGGAGTCTATCTTGCAAAATTATTTGCGCGTCGTTCTCTTGTGAGCTTAGGAGATTTTCCTGTTAAAGAAAATATGGATGCTATTTTAAAAAATGCCGAAGCTCAGCGAAAATTAATTTTAGAAGAAGCATTAATTGCAACCCGAGAGCAATATCAGGCAGAGGTGATGGAACTCGACCATGAGAGAGAGTTGTTGTTAAATCATCAAGAAATTTATGAGCAAGAATTGAATGAGAGACAATCAGAAGTCGACAAATTTGCTAATGAATTAGAAAAACGCGATGGTGACGTGTTACAAAAACATGCTACTTTGAATGCAATGATAGAAAATATTAATAAAATAAATGAACAGTGCCAAGATATTCAAAAAGTTTACCACTCTAATTTAGAACAAAAGGTAGGTAAAAATAAATCTGAGTTTTTTTATGAAATGTCAGAAGAATGTATTGCTGCTGAAAAGCTTGGGATTACCAAATGGATGATGGATCAAGCCGAGTACCTAAAATCAGATGCGCAAAAACTCGCAAGAAATGTTTTGGATGCGGTTTACCTACGTTATCAGCCAAGTTTTGTTTGGCCAAAATCTTCATTCATTGTGCCTGTGGCGTCAAAAGATATTTTAGTAAAACATTTTCATGAAGAATCACCCATCATATCGTCGCTGATAACTGGCACAGATTCTGCAATTAGTGTGTTAACAATCAATGACGAACTGCCATCGATGCTTAAAATCTCAGGAGGAGCGGGCATCGAAAAAGAAATGATCCGCTTGACCTTAGAAGAAATGTTAGCCAAAGATATTTTTCAACAAGATAAAATTAAAAATATATTTGAAAAACACAAAAAATTTATTGAAAAATATATTTTAAAAATGGGAGAGGATGCAATGAAGGCTTTAGGAATTTTTTCCAATATGCATCCCGATATTTTAAAATTAATTGGTTCTTTAAATTACAGGACAAGTCATAGACAAAATCAATATTTTCACTCCATCGAAGTGGCGCGTTTGGCAAGTATGATTGCAGAAGAAGTTGGAGTCGATTCGATGCATGCACGCCGTGCAGGAATTTTGCATGATATTGGTAAAGCTCTAGACTATAAAATTGAGGGCAGTCATGCAGTCATCAGTGGTGATTACGCTTTGCGGTATGGCGAAAAAGAAGAAATTGTTGATACTGTTTTAGCGCATCATGATGATAAAATAGTTGAAACTCCATTTGCCTATATTTTAAAAGCAGCAGATGCCATGTCCGGAGCGCGTCCAGGTGCTCGAGTTGATATGGAAGAAGGGTATCACCGGCGTATTGATGGAATATCCGGTGTGGTCAATAGTTTTCAAGAACAGGGTGTGACGGGGTCCGCAATTATGCATGCAGGAAGAGAAGTGCATGTATTTGTTGATAACAATCGAGTTAAACAAAATGATATTTCTGATTTGGCAGAAGGGATTGCTAAAAAGCTTGAAAAAGAAGTTGAGTTTCCTGGACAAATTAGAGTCACAGTGATTCGGCGTACCGAAATTACCGAGGTTGCTTAA
- a CDS encoding tetratricopeptide repeat protein, whose translation MTIKNNTHDHHHHEENCTHDHHHHGEGCNHEHHHHGEGCTHDHHHDDPSKYTRHLYSQSETLSFKNMDMDNLIESVNRLLEQEEFGKSVPILETLKDKLQNLVDTGNQSEEILRNLTETNHNLALSYGIIGEHNNSLPLWKSVIEKLIVDSEIDEILEAHYNAALSAEQARDLNEFIAYLNNGLEVAKANNAELWEATFEHELGVYAFDNQDYTTATTKFNRAIELSTKLDDLEGLVSSNFYLGHTFENQNNYAKAKELYEKALNIAKHEDIRDEVTHERALVEERLSIINKTQLQKKLQDF comes from the coding sequence ATGACAATCAAAAACAACACCCACGACCATCATCATCATGAAGAAAACTGCACTCACGATCACCATCATCATGGAGAAGGCTGCAATCACGAGCATCACCATCATGGAGAAGGCTGCACCCACGATCACCATCATGATGATCCAAGCAAATACACACGCCATCTCTATTCTCAGTCAGAAACTTTATCTTTTAAAAACATGGACATGGATAATCTGATTGAGTCCGTCAACAGATTATTAGAACAAGAAGAATTTGGAAAATCTGTACCAATTTTAGAAACTCTCAAAGACAAACTACAAAATCTTGTAGATACCGGGAATCAAAGCGAAGAGATTTTAAGAAATTTGACGGAAACCAATCATAATTTGGCATTATCTTATGGCATTATTGGAGAACACAACAATTCTCTACCACTTTGGAAAAGCGTCATTGAAAAACTCATTGTAGACAGTGAAATTGATGAAATTTTAGAGGCTCATTACAATGCTGCCCTGTCAGCAGAACAAGCTCGTGATCTCAATGAATTTATTGCCTACCTCAACAATGGCTTAGAAGTTGCCAAAGCCAACAATGCAGAGCTTTGGGAAGCAACGTTTGAACACGAACTCGGCGTGTATGCATTTGATAATCAAGATTACACAACAGCAACAACAAAATTCAATCGCGCCATTGAATTATCTACAAAACTTGATGACCTAGAAGGACTGGTGTCTTCTAATTTTTATCTTGGCCATACATTTGAAAATCAAAACAACTATGCGAAGGCTAAGGAACTTTACGAAAAAGCATTAAACATTGCAAAACACGAAGACATACGAGATGAAGTCACTCACGAACGCGCATTAGTAGAAGAAAGATTGTCAATTATTAATAAAACACAATTGCAAAAAAAATTACAAGACTTTTAG
- a CDS encoding NUDIX hydrolase, with protein sequence MSNFKNDSDLKPFLLSNAKTVFRCSIFKVTEQTAETQNKEHNLNVYTLNCANWVNVVPVTASGQIVLVEQHRFGSNNFTLEVPGGAVEYGEKDSTMTALRELEEETGLTTQRMLSLPGFSPNSAIQSNKIIYFIAFDVQPLQQPVDHQDPFENIKLHFIDFQDAVTMARTGQIQNALSALAIMLAEPYLNAKFKQPR encoded by the coding sequence ATGTCTAATTTTAAAAACGACTCCGATCTCAAACCGTTTTTGCTCAGTAACGCAAAAACGGTATTTCGCTGCAGTATATTTAAGGTTACAGAACAAACAGCAGAAACCCAAAATAAAGAGCACAATTTAAATGTTTATACATTAAACTGTGCCAACTGGGTTAATGTCGTGCCTGTGACTGCATCTGGACAGATTGTTTTGGTTGAGCAACATCGTTTTGGTTCTAACAATTTTACATTAGAAGTCCCAGGAGGAGCTGTAGAATACGGAGAAAAAGACTCCACAATGACAGCCCTTCGCGAACTTGAAGAAGAAACAGGTTTAACCACACAACGCATGTTGTCTTTACCTGGCTTTTCGCCAAATTCTGCAATTCAAAGTAATAAAATTATTTATTTTATTGCCTTTGATGTGCAGCCATTGCAACAACCCGTTGATCATCAGGATCCATTTGAAAACATCAAATTGCATTTTATTGATTTTCAGGATGCTGTCACAATGGCAAGAACAGGACAAATTCAGAATGCTTTATCAGCGCTGGCTATTATGCTCGCTGAACCGTATTTAAACGCTAAATTTAAGCAACCTCGGTAA
- a CDS encoding inositol monophosphatase family protein: protein MPLKQPDLKFLELLIRQAGSVTLNFFQKNFTIQEKPNNQGIVTEADFKSEKLIKNHIHEHFPHHDILAEESGLSHYVDNPQKDRQPLWIIDPLDGTTNFSKGNPYYCISIAYGVLDAQRFDAQLGAVYQPTTQSLFIAEKDKGAYLNGKQIMVSQLKNFHSASIVTGFSSNKGSELKSLTDTIAAIQDKSLGLRINGAAALDLAHTACGIFQGFYEKPLAPWDTAAGALLIKEAKGKVTNFAGNSFCPLSDKGIIATNSFLYDELFDILNKFY from the coding sequence ATGCCCTTAAAACAACCAGATCTCAAATTTTTGGAGCTTCTCATTCGACAAGCAGGTTCTGTAACTCTCAATTTTTTTCAAAAAAATTTTACAATTCAAGAAAAACCAAACAATCAAGGGATTGTCACCGAAGCTGATTTTAAATCCGAAAAACTGATTAAAAATCATATTCATGAACACTTTCCACATCACGACATCTTGGCAGAAGAATCGGGGCTTTCGCACTATGTTGATAACCCACAAAAAGATCGACAACCTCTTTGGATTATTGACCCTTTAGATGGAACAACAAATTTTTCTAAAGGAAACCCTTACTATTGCATTTCAATTGCCTATGGAGTTTTGGATGCACAACGGTTTGATGCTCAGCTTGGAGCCGTGTACCAACCAACAACTCAATCTCTATTTATTGCCGAAAAAGACAAAGGCGCTTATTTAAATGGCAAACAAATCATGGTTTCCCAACTTAAAAACTTTCATTCTGCAAGCATTGTAACTGGATTTAGCTCCAATAAAGGAAGCGAACTGAAGTCATTGACAGATACAATTGCCGCCATTCAAGACAAATCACTCGGTTTACGAATTAATGGCGCAGCCGCTCTCGATCTGGCGCATACAGCATGTGGTATTTTTCAGGGTTTTTATGAAAAACCCTTGGCACCATGGGACACCGCTGCTGGGGCTTTATTAATTAAAGAAGCAAAAGGTAAAGTGACAAATTTTGCGGGCAACAGTTTTTGTCCACTTTCGGATAAAGGAATTATAGCGACTAACTCTTTTTTATATGATGAATTATTTGATATTTTAAATAAATTTTATTAA
- a CDS encoding NCS2 family permease, whose product MSPQRRFWQEVFAGITTFFTMSYIIIVNPQIMSTPGTGMSFVGSLTATVLISFLMSFLAGVYIKLPYALAPGMGLNVFIAYSIMLGEKVPWQTAMGLIFWSSVLFIIVSIFPIRQKIVEALPANMKYALSCGIGLFLAFIGLKNMGIIVSHPVTFVALGKINLTILFGLLGFVLAFFLFIRKKPYAFLASILFITGLSLLSGDIALPKEFFSLPDFKSHFFQLDLVGSLKWSFIPVILAIFMTNLFDSLSSIIGLATNAGFIDKKGTPQKLKETLHIDSFGSLISSLFGTAPATVFIESSAGIQAGGKTGLTAIVTAVCFLPFLFLSPLITVIPVYATAPVLVFVGILMCHSIKYIKAEKMDDLIPVFLTIILMPLTFSITQGVLWGIISYVCLKICVGKTKEISLTLWLIAIICALSLLLEHSTFFS is encoded by the coding sequence ATGAGCCCACAACGCAGGTTTTGGCAAGAAGTTTTTGCTGGAATAACAACATTTTTTACAATGTCTTATATAATTATTGTAAACCCTCAAATTATGTCTACACCTGGCACAGGAATGTCCTTTGTAGGCTCTTTAACTGCAACAGTGCTCATTTCATTCTTAATGAGCTTTTTAGCAGGTGTTTATATTAAACTCCCCTACGCACTGGCACCAGGAATGGGTCTCAATGTATTTATCGCTTATTCAATTATGTTAGGTGAAAAAGTTCCATGGCAAACAGCAATGGGACTTATTTTTTGGTCTAGTGTTTTATTTATTATTGTCTCAATTTTTCCAATTCGCCAAAAAATTGTGGAAGCGTTGCCTGCAAACATGAAATACGCATTGTCATGCGGAATTGGTTTGTTTTTAGCATTTATTGGTTTAAAAAACATGGGAATAATTGTTTCTCATCCAGTTACATTTGTTGCATTAGGAAAAATAAATTTAACAATATTATTTGGATTATTAGGTTTTGTATTAGCATTTTTCTTATTTATACGAAAAAAACCCTACGCATTTCTTGCATCAATTTTATTTATAACAGGTCTTTCTTTATTAAGTGGTGACATTGCATTACCTAAAGAATTTTTTTCGCTTCCAGACTTTAAATCACATTTTTTTCAACTCGATCTCGTTGGATCTCTGAAATGGAGTTTTATTCCAGTAATTTTAGCGATTTTTATGACAAATTTATTTGATTCGTTATCTTCAATTATTGGCCTAGCAACGAATGCTGGTTTTATTGATAAAAAAGGCACACCACAAAAATTGAAAGAAACTTTACATATCGATTCTTTTGGTTCGTTAATATCGAGTTTATTTGGTACAGCACCAGCCACAGTATTTATTGAAAGTTCTGCAGGAATACAAGCGGGTGGCAAAACCGGTTTAACAGCAATTGTAACAGCAGTTTGTTTTCTACCTTTTTTATTTTTATCTCCCTTAATAACAGTGATTCCAGTTTATGCAACAGCTCCTGTGTTAGTATTTGTAGGAATATTAATGTGTCACTCAATCAAATACATTAAAGCCGAAAAAATGGATGATTTAATTCCTGTTTTTCTGACTATTATTTTAATGCCCCTTACATTTTCTATTACTCAAGGAGTGCTTTGGGGAATTATTAGTTACGTTTGTTTAAAAATTTGTGTTGGTAAAACAAAAGAAATATCTTTAACTTTATGGTTGATTGCAATAATTTGTGCGTTATCTTTACTCTTAGAGCACTCTACATTTTTTTCGTAA
- a CDS encoding glycosyltransferase family 9 protein, which translates to MFDKNKMLLKPQNIAVHHAGGLGDLLVATAALYEITNMYPEAKITLVGSGWWTQIILPTQWPQIDQILETVVNKRFKKLKLWKSIIGDNSWNEVEFNKKSLKEFLKDFQMTIDFRSKSLRFAFSSCAANVAIRVGSNRSKLAKPLFTHFIHDKKGAHLHERDRFLNIVAALDLEYFAKRKSYWHEYGLPALKWFPPDYQKYLNSCRDKKLILINPTSSIREKAWQSHRFREAALKLKSNDVIIKIIGALNETEWLQEVAQEDFEIVQPASILELVDKVKEASLLITNTSSMQFIAAGTQTPTLTLVGSASEMRWGPLGLHDRKLKMAKECDYPKPKFISRKELGKLQEKVAYDKITVSAVVECAQKTLQAHLEKTI; encoded by the coding sequence ATGTTTGATAAAAATAAAATGTTGCTCAAACCTCAAAACATTGCTGTGCACCATGCAGGAGGTCTTGGGGATCTTTTGGTTGCGACAGCTGCTCTTTACGAAATTACAAATATGTATCCCGAAGCAAAAATTACTTTAGTTGGTTCTGGTTGGTGGACACAAATTATTTTACCAACACAATGGCCTCAAATTGATCAAATTTTAGAAACTGTTGTTAATAAGAGGTTTAAAAAATTAAAACTCTGGAAATCAATCATTGGTGATAATTCTTGGAACGAAGTAGAATTCAACAAAAAATCTCTTAAAGAATTTTTAAAAGATTTTCAAATGACAATAGACTTTAGAAGTAAAAGTTTGCGTTTTGCTTTCAGTTCTTGTGCTGCAAATGTCGCAATTCGTGTGGGATCAAATCGCAGTAAACTTGCAAAACCTTTATTTACTCATTTTATTCACGATAAAAAAGGTGCGCATTTGCATGAACGCGATAGATTTTTAAACATTGTTGCTGCATTAGATCTTGAGTATTTTGCAAAAAGAAAAAGCTATTGGCATGAATATGGTTTGCCCGCTTTAAAATGGTTTCCGCCAGATTATCAAAAATATCTCAATTCTTGCAGAGATAAAAAGTTAATTTTAATAAACCCAACCTCAAGTATTCGCGAAAAGGCTTGGCAAAGTCATCGTTTTCGCGAAGCGGCTTTAAAATTAAAAAGTAATGACGTGATTATTAAAATTATTGGTGCGTTGAACGAAACTGAATGGTTACAAGAAGTTGCGCAAGAGGATTTTGAAATTGTGCAGCCAGCATCTATTTTAGAGTTGGTTGATAAGGTTAAAGAAGCATCTCTTTTAATTACAAATACAAGCTCCATGCAGTTTATTGCAGCAGGGACACAAACTCCTACTTTAACTCTTGTGGGATCGGCTTCTGAAATGCGCTGGGGGCCTTTAGGGCTGCATGATCGCAAGCTAAAAATGGCAAAGGAGTGTGATTATCCTAAACCTAAATTTATTTCTCGAAAGGAGCTAGGTAAACTTCAAGAAAAAGTAGCGTACGATAAAATTACAGTGAGTGCTGTTGTAGAATGTGCCCAAAAAACACTTCAGGCACATTTAGAAAAGACTATTTGA
- a CDS encoding PBP1A family penicillin-binding protein: MFERYKQFIEKNAKVFSLFLRKYIILISAIFIISSILIAYKFHKIFVSLPSLDKLTNYEPSIPTVIYSQDGVKIAEIFEERRYPVFINEMSPFLKNAFIAAEDADFYNHHGLDLKGFLRALFHFATFSNQKQGGSTITQQLAKNVLLSKERTIVRKVKDIIVARQIEEAFTKDKILELYLNTIYLGNGSYGVEAASENYFRKSNIKLTLAESAIIAGLAPAPSTYDPTENLAVAKQRQLYVLERMLKNDMITNRQYEAAIKEELTFYKAESPNNKIAPHFVAEVKKQLEKQLEVNNIGTSGLSVYTTLNTKIQNAAKNAVQTFSEQYQYRKSFKGPIKRHGDKYKDKIKELAKSPLSETEYERAIVVGIEESLRAVGIVTQKGIGVLLYEDMMWAINSVRVDKKNDKNNEKNNDKKDNEPEEPDINKILKIGDEIHIKRVNKNMHQRILKDKKFLTTMTGFSKYFENPDKDKLQRYTLTDSLGIEAAAFVMDSHTGEVLAMVGGDQFLQSQFNRATQAERQVGSSVKPLYYSYAIDSGFSPASKIDSPTIDLDGWQPGNYGGKESGRTTLLQSLAQSFNIPSVFLYQLLGTTKVTKHLSRYGFNWPYSDLSMALGAGTSTLLKMVQSYTVFPNQGKLSLAYYIQEIVDRNGNVIFSAKNSKIYAFNVNPPFPEDAPYLPGKTELTNETDTTLQMISPQSAYVTLQMLRSTVLYGTGQGAQGLSLYVGGKTGTTNGNTDAWFLGVASQLVGGVWVGYDDNSKTLGGGGTGSGMAVPIWRSMMQTAIQVYPLQYWVRPKGVLEIRINKDSGDLSTGSDAVSVFVIDGTEPGGVYSRNAFEEKENGLDNHLELSISPEKKESTSIVSPHSG; encoded by the coding sequence ATGTTTGAAAGGTACAAGCAATTTATAGAGAAAAATGCAAAAGTATTTTCTTTGTTTTTAAGAAAATACATAATATTAATTTCTGCAATTTTTATAATATCGTCTATCCTAATTGCTTATAAATTTCATAAAATTTTTGTTTCTTTGCCAAGTTTAGATAAATTAACAAACTATGAACCTTCTATTCCAACCGTTATTTATAGCCAAGATGGAGTAAAAATTGCTGAAATTTTTGAAGAAAGACGCTATCCTGTATTTATTAATGAAATGTCCCCGTTTTTAAAAAATGCATTTATTGCAGCAGAAGATGCAGATTTTTATAATCATCATGGCCTTGATTTAAAAGGATTTTTAAGAGCACTGTTTCATTTCGCAACCTTTTCTAATCAAAAACAAGGTGGAAGCACAATAACTCAACAACTTGCAAAAAATGTTTTGTTGTCTAAAGAGCGGACAATCGTCAGAAAAGTTAAAGATATTATTGTTGCTAGACAAATTGAAGAGGCTTTTACAAAAGATAAAATTTTAGAATTGTATTTAAATACAATTTATTTGGGTAATGGATCTTATGGAGTTGAAGCAGCATCAGAAAATTATTTTAGAAAATCAAATATTAAATTAACGTTAGCAGAATCTGCAATAATTGCTGGACTTGCTCCAGCGCCATCAACATACGATCCAACAGAAAATCTTGCAGTCGCAAAGCAAAGACAATTGTATGTATTAGAGCGTATGCTTAAAAATGACATGATTACAAACAGACAATATGAAGCAGCAATTAAAGAAGAATTAACTTTTTATAAAGCAGAATCACCAAATAATAAAATAGCTCCCCATTTTGTTGCAGAAGTAAAAAAACAACTAGAAAAACAACTAGAAGTGAATAATATTGGAACAAGTGGACTTTCTGTTTATACAACACTAAATACTAAAATACAAAATGCAGCTAAAAATGCAGTTCAAACTTTTTCTGAGCAGTATCAATATCGAAAAAGTTTTAAAGGGCCAATTAAACGACACGGTGATAAATATAAAGACAAAATTAAAGAATTAGCAAAATCTCCTCTTAGTGAAACAGAGTATGAAAGAGCGATTGTGGTGGGTATTGAAGAATCACTGAGAGCTGTAGGAATAGTCACGCAAAAAGGAATTGGTGTACTTCTGTATGAAGATATGATGTGGGCAATTAATTCTGTAAGGGTTGATAAAAAGAATGATAAAAATAACGAAAAAAATAATGATAAGAAAGACAATGAGCCAGAAGAACCTGATATCAACAAAATTTTAAAAATTGGCGATGAAATTCACATAAAAAGAGTGAATAAAAATATGCATCAAAGAATTTTAAAAGATAAAAAATTTCTCACAACAATGACAGGGTTTTCTAAATACTTTGAAAACCCTGATAAGGATAAGTTACAAAGATATACCTTGACAGATTCTTTAGGCATCGAAGCCGCAGCTTTTGTCATGGACTCTCATACCGGCGAAGTGTTGGCAATGGTAGGGGGCGATCAGTTTTTGCAAAGTCAATTTAATCGAGCTACCCAAGCCGAAAGACAAGTGGGAAGCAGCGTAAAGCCGCTATATTATTCTTATGCCATTGATTCTGGATTTAGTCCTGCTTCAAAAATTGATAGTCCAACAATTGATCTAGATGGATGGCAGCCAGGCAATTATGGTGGTAAAGAAAGTGGTCGTACAACACTTTTGCAATCGTTGGCGCAAAGCTTTAATATTCCTAGTGTATTTTTATATCAATTGTTAGGTACAACTAAGGTTACAAAACATTTAAGCCGTTATGGTTTTAATTGGCCATATTCGGATCTTAGTATGGCTTTAGGCGCAGGAACCTCAACTTTACTGAAGATGGTTCAATCTTATACCGTGTTTCCAAATCAAGGAAAATTAAGTTTAGCTTATTATATTCAAGAAATCGTTGATAGAAACGGAAATGTTATTTTTTCTGCAAAAAATAGTAAAATTTATGCATTTAATGTAAACCCTCCATTTCCAGAAGATGCGCCGTATTTACCTGGTAAAACCGAATTGACTAATGAAACAGATACAACGTTACAGATGATTTCTCCGCAATCCGCCTATGTTACGTTGCAAATGCTGCGATCTACTGTGTTGTATGGAACAGGGCAAGGTGCACAAGGACTTTCATTGTATGTTGGAGGCAAAACAGGAACAACAAACGGCAATACGGACGCCTGGTTTCTTGGGGTGGCATCACAATTGGTTGGTGGTGTGTGGGTTGGATATGATGACAACTCTAAAACTCTGGGTGGTGGCGGAACCGGTTCTGGCATGGCTGTACCAATTTGGCGAAGCATGATGCAAACAGCAATTCAAGTGTATCCACTTCAGTACTGGGTGAGGCCTAAAGGGGTTCTCGAAATTAGAATCAACAAAGACAGCGGTGATCTGTCTACGGGCTCTGATGCGGTGTCTGTGTTTGTGATTGATGGCACTGAGCCAGGAGGAGTTTATTCACGCAATGCATTTGAAGAAAAAGAAAATGGTTTAGACAATCATTTAGAATTGAGTATATCCCCAGAAAAAAAAGAATCCACTTCGATTGTTTCGCCACATTCGGGGTGA
- the fba gene encoding class II fructose-bisphosphate aldolase (catalyzes the reversible aldol condensation of dihydroxyacetonephosphate and glyceraldehyde 3-phosphate in the Calvin cycle, glycolysis, and/or gluconeogenesis) codes for MALISLRQLLDHAAENNYGVAAFNVNNLEQIQAIMEAAKETNSPVILQASRGARNYTNDIFLRHLILGAVELYPDIPVVMHQDHGNSLQTCLSAIRNGFTSVMMDGSLKEDAKTPSDFEYNVKITADVVRVAHAMGISVEGELGCLGSLETGKGDKEDGHGFEGTLSHSQLLTDPAEAAQFVELTKVDALAIAIGTSHGAYKFTKKPDGKTLAIDRIREIHRRLPNTHLVMHGSSSVPQELQAEFRKYGGDMKETWGVPVSEIQEGIKNGVRKINVDTDNRLAMTVAIRKILTEHPAEFDLRKFLVPARDAMKKICAQRMVEFGQAGQASKIKAIPLDNMAKRYV; via the coding sequence ATGGCTTTAATTTCACTAAGACAATTACTTGATCACGCTGCAGAAAATAATTATGGCGTTGCAGCATTTAACGTCAATAACCTCGAACAGATTCAAGCAATCATGGAAGCCGCTAAAGAAACAAACAGCCCTGTAATTCTTCAAGCAAGCCGTGGCGCTAGAAATTATACCAATGATATATTTTTAAGACATCTTATTTTAGGTGCCGTTGAGCTTTATCCAGATATCCCAGTTGTTATGCATCAAGATCATGGCAACAGTTTACAAACTTGCCTTTCTGCAATTCGCAACGGATTTACCAGTGTCATGATGGATGGCAGTCTCAAAGAAGATGCCAAAACTCCCTCAGATTTTGAATACAATGTTAAAATAACCGCAGATGTTGTGCGTGTCGCGCATGCCATGGGAATTTCTGTTGAAGGAGAGCTTGGCTGTTTGGGTTCGCTTGAAACAGGCAAAGGAGATAAAGAAGATGGGCATGGCTTTGAAGGAACTTTGTCGCACTCGCAACTGTTAACAGATCCTGCTGAAGCCGCACAATTTGTCGAGCTCACTAAAGTTGATGCACTTGCAATCGCAATTGGCACAAGTCATGGTGCCTATAAGTTTACAAAAAAACCAGACGGCAAAACATTAGCTATCGATCGCATTCGCGAAATTCACCGTCGTTTGCCAAACACCCATCTTGTGATGCATGGCTCAAGCTCAGTTCCACAAGAGTTGCAAGCCGAATTTAGAAAATACGGTGGCGACATGAAAGAAACCTGGGGAGTTCCTGTTTCAGAAATTCAAGAAGGTATTAAAAATGGTGTCCGCAAAATCAATGTGGATACAGACAACCGTCTAGCTATGACTGTTGCAATTCGTAAAATTCTCACCGAACACCCTGCAGAGTTTGATCTGAGAAAATTTTTGGTGCCAGCACGCGACGCCATGAAAAAAATCTGTGCACAACGTATGGTAGAATTTGGACAAGCAGGCCAAGCTTCAAAAATTAAGGCTATTCCTCTAGACAATATGGCAAAACGTTATGTCTAA